A genomic region of Bosea sp. 124 contains the following coding sequences:
- a CDS encoding crosslink repair DNA glycosylase YcaQ family protein — translation MPPRKSKTITLPQEQGRRIWLKAQRLDGAEPFGAGPEATRAAVEHLGYVQIDTINVIERCHHHILHSRIPSYERAHLAQAQSAEKSVFEYWTHALSYVPTRDIRCFLGAMKAHREEPKRWSAVGGREETRKLLRRIRRDGALTIRDIDTDVLVEKAHLWASKKPSKGLLERAFHDGELVIQARSGMLKTYELLDRHFGWEKRPTPASERQVTAYLLDRAVRAQGIVSLDSICHLDAPSKKAVAELIEARVKRKDLIPVAVEGAGKTGHWARPEALESTSAPEADLVHILSPFDPLIIQRKRLKLFFGYSHAFEAYLPKEKRVFGYFGLPVLIGDAVVAVLDLKTDRQAGRLLIQQWSWLDGQETPERKARIEEALQRFERFQLAAAEAIPVVMEGA, via the coding sequence ATGCCGCCCCGGAAGTCCAAAACGATCACGCTCCCGCAGGAACAGGGGCGCCGCATCTGGCTGAAGGCGCAACGGCTCGACGGGGCTGAGCCCTTCGGTGCGGGACCGGAGGCGACGCGGGCCGCGGTCGAGCATCTGGGCTATGTCCAGATCGACACGATCAACGTGATCGAGCGCTGCCACCACCACATCCTTCACAGCCGCATTCCGTCCTATGAGCGAGCCCATCTGGCGCAGGCCCAGTCGGCCGAGAAGAGCGTCTTCGAGTACTGGACGCATGCGCTCTCCTATGTGCCGACCCGCGATATCCGCTGTTTCCTGGGTGCGATGAAGGCGCATCGCGAGGAGCCGAAGCGCTGGTCGGCAGTGGGGGGGCGTGAGGAAACGCGCAAGCTTTTGCGCCGCATCCGCCGCGACGGCGCGCTCACCATCCGCGACATCGACACCGACGTGCTGGTCGAGAAGGCGCATCTCTGGGCCAGCAAGAAGCCCTCGAAAGGCCTGCTGGAGCGGGCCTTCCACGATGGCGAGCTCGTCATCCAGGCGCGCTCCGGCATGCTCAAGACCTATGAGCTGCTCGACCGGCATTTCGGCTGGGAGAAGCGGCCGACGCCGGCCTCCGAGCGACAGGTCACGGCCTATCTGCTCGACCGGGCAGTGCGTGCACAGGGCATCGTCAGCCTCGATTCGATCTGCCATCTCGATGCGCCCAGCAAGAAGGCCGTGGCCGAGCTGATCGAGGCGCGGGTGAAACGCAAGGACCTCATTCCCGTCGCGGTTGAGGGTGCGGGCAAGACGGGGCACTGGGCCAGGCCGGAGGCGCTGGAGTCGACGTCGGCGCCCGAGGCCGACCTCGTCCACATCCTCTCGCCCTTCGACCCGCTGATCATCCAGCGCAAGCGGCTGAAGCTGTTCTTCGGCTACAGCCACGCCTTCGAGGCCTATCTGCCGAAGGAGAAGCGCGTCTTCGGTTATTTCGGCCTGCCCGTGCTGATCGGCGACGCCGTCGTCGCGGTGCTCGACCTCAAGACGGATCGTCAGGCCGGCAGGCTGCTGATCCAGCAATGGAGCTGGCTGGACGGGCAGGAGACGCCGGAGCGGAAGGCCAGGATCGAGGAGGCGCTTCAGCGCTTCGAGCGATTCCAGCTCGCTGCGGCCGAGGCCATCCCGGTCGTAATGGAAGGCGCCTGA
- the mutT gene encoding 8-oxo-dGTP diphosphatase MutT, with translation MKLLLVVACALIDADNRVLVAQRPEGKSLAGLWEFPGGKLEQGERPEPALIRELAEELGITVKEDCLAPLTFASFAYPEFHLLMPLYICRRWEGTVASREGQALKWVRPARLRDLAMPPADEPLIPHLIDLLGA, from the coding sequence TTGAAGCTCCTCCTCGTCGTCGCCTGCGCCCTGATCGATGCCGACAACCGCGTCCTCGTCGCGCAGCGCCCGGAAGGCAAGTCGCTGGCGGGGCTCTGGGAGTTTCCCGGCGGCAAGCTGGAGCAAGGCGAGCGGCCGGAGCCGGCGCTGATCCGCGAGCTGGCGGAAGAACTCGGCATCACCGTCAAGGAGGACTGCCTGGCACCCCTGACCTTCGCCAGCTTCGCCTATCCCGAATTCCATCTGCTGATGCCGCTCTATATCTGCCGGCGCTGGGAAGGCACGGTCGCCTCGCGCGAGGGGCAGGCGCTGAAATGGGTCCGCCCCGCCAGGCTTCGCGATCTCGCCATGCCGCCGGCCGACGAGCCGCTGATCCCGCATCTGATCGACCTGCTGGGGGCGTAA